The genomic window GACAACTACCTGTTTACCGTGCGTGACGGCGCTACGTCTGAGCAGATCGGCATGCTCTGGTTTGCGGCGCAAGAGCGCGGTGGCCAGCGCATCGCCTACGTGTATGACGTCGCGATCGACGCAGAACACCAACGCAAGGGGCACGCCAGCCGCGCGTTTGCCGCAATGGAGGTGGAGGTGTTAAAGCGCGGCCTGTCGGGTATCGCGCTGCATGTGTTTGGCCAGAACACGGGTGCGCAAGCCTTCTACCAGAAGCTGGGTTACCTGCCCACCAACATCAATATGTTCAAGCAGTTGCCGGTGCGTGCGGCTGAATAGGCATGCCATTTTTTTCATTGTGTTTTGATAGGAGTCATCCATGCCATTGAAACTACACCACGCGTGGGCCTGTCTGGTCATGCTGTGCCTGCATGGTCTGGCGGCAGCCGAAGTGCCTGCCGCAACAGCCGAGGCGCTGATGCGCAAATCCGGCATCTGGTCACAACTGGGTGATGTGGCTGCACAGGTGAAGGCGGGGCTGGCGCAGTCGTCGCAAGATGGCAGCCTGCCGCGGGAAGAGATCCAGCGGCTGGAGCGTATCGCCGATGACGCCTTTGCGGCGTCCCGCCTGCGGGACAGTGTCTTGCAAACCTTGTCCCGTGAGGTGACGGCAGTCCAAAGTGCAGATGCGCTGCAGTGGTACGACAGCCCGGCGGGCAAACAGATCACCGCCATGGAAGAGGCCTTCTCCAGCAGCTTTGACGACCTCAACCGCGTGATGGCCGATGGCAACAAGGCATTGGCCAAGGCTTCGGCCAAACGCCAGTCCCTGCTGAGCCAGACCGTCAAGGCCTCGCGTGCTGCCGAAGCCATGGCCAGCATGGAAATCAATATCACCGTGGGTGTCCTGCAGGGCCTGGCCAATGCCATGCCAGGCCCGGGCAAACGTTCCACGGCGGATCTGCGCAAAGGGCTGGAAGCCAATCGCCCCCAGATGGTGGCGGCCAACCGTGGGGTAGCGTTGTCCATGTCGGCGCTGACCTACCTGCCGGCCAATGACAAGGTTCTGGAGCAATACGTGCGGTTTTTGTCGTCCAAATCAGGTACCGAACTCTCTGCCAGCATGATGGACGCTTTGGATAACTCCCTGTCCAAAGCCGCCCAACGCCTGGGCAGTGCGATTCCCCGAGCGCCCGGCACGACCAGCCTGTAAACGCCGTCGGCCTACTTTTTCTTGGCCAGCCACTTGGCCGTGATTTTCTGGAAGGTGCCGTCTTTG from Rhodoferax sp. AJA081-3 includes these protein-coding regions:
- a CDS encoding GNAT family N-acetyltransferase, encoding MTLLTPMGETEFAAYLETAIPDFAQDKVNAGQWAPAESLELSRTSYAESLPQGLATPDNYLFTVRDGATSEQIGMLWFAAQERGGQRIAYVYDVAIDAEHQRKGHASRAFAAMEVEVLKRGLSGIALHVFGQNTGAQAFYQKLGYLPTNINMFKQLPVRAAE